The following coding sequences lie in one Streptomyces sp. NBC_00510 genomic window:
- a CDS encoding MetQ/NlpA family ABC transporter substrate-binding protein: MRTSIKITTAVLAAAGLTLGLTACGADSGSKKDSASDPLVVAASPVPHAEILNFVKDNLAAKAGLKLEVKEFSDYVTPNTATEDGSVDANYFQNQPYLDDFNKKKGTHIVPVVTVHLEPLGLYSDKLKSADAIKNGATIAVANDAVNEARGLKLLAANGLITLKEGVGNEATPADITANPKNLKFKELEAAQLPRSLQDVDAAVINGNYAISAGLKPAEDALVLESADNNPYGNFLAVKEGDEKDPRVLKLKKLLTSPEVKKFIEDKYAGSVIPSF, translated from the coding sequence GTGCGTACCAGCATCAAGATCACGACCGCCGTCCTCGCCGCCGCCGGCCTCACCCTCGGCCTGACCGCCTGCGGCGCGGACTCCGGCTCGAAGAAGGACAGCGCGAGCGACCCGCTCGTCGTCGCCGCGAGCCCCGTCCCGCACGCGGAGATCCTCAACTTCGTCAAGGACAACCTGGCGGCCAAGGCCGGGCTCAAGCTCGAGGTGAAGGAGTTCAGCGACTACGTGACGCCGAACACCGCCACCGAGGACGGCTCCGTCGACGCCAACTACTTCCAGAACCAGCCCTACCTGGACGACTTCAACAAGAAGAAGGGCACCCACATCGTGCCCGTCGTCACGGTGCACCTGGAGCCGCTGGGCCTGTACTCCGACAAGCTGAAGTCGGCCGACGCGATCAAGAACGGCGCCACGATAGCCGTCGCCAACGACGCGGTGAACGAGGCCCGCGGCCTCAAGCTGCTCGCCGCCAACGGCCTGATCACCCTCAAGGAGGGCGTCGGTAACGAGGCCACCCCCGCCGACATCACCGCCAACCCCAAGAACCTGAAGTTCAAGGAGCTGGAGGCCGCCCAGCTGCCGCGCTCCCTGCAGGACGTCGACGCCGCCGTCATCAACGGCAACTACGCCATCTCCGCGGGCCTCAAGCCCGCCGAGGACGCCCTGGTGCTGGAGTCCGCCGACAACAACCCCTACGGCAACTTCCTCGCCGTCAAGGAGGGCGACGAGAAGGACCCGCGCGTGCTGAAGCTCAAGAAGCTGCTCACCTCGCCCGAGGTGAAGAAGTTCATCGAGGACAAGTACGCCGGCTCCGTCATCCCCTCCTTCTGA
- a CDS encoding MmcQ/YjbR family DNA-binding protein: MDADRMRGFCLGFSGAVEENPFPRDPEVTVFKVGGRIFAISALGGEPLKVSLKCEPDLAVRLRAEHAAVAPGWHLNKRHWNTVTLDGSLPDALVCELVEDSYDLVVAGLPRAQQLRLDWPGAAGSGAR; this comes from the coding sequence ATGGACGCGGACCGGATGAGGGGCTTCTGCCTCGGTTTCAGCGGCGCGGTGGAGGAGAACCCCTTCCCGCGCGACCCGGAGGTGACCGTCTTCAAGGTCGGCGGGAGGATCTTCGCGATCAGCGCGCTGGGGGGCGAGCCGCTGAAGGTGAGCCTGAAGTGCGAGCCCGACCTCGCGGTGCGGCTGCGGGCGGAGCATGCGGCGGTCGCGCCCGGTTGGCACCTGAACAAGCGCCACTGGAACACGGTGACGCTGGACGGCTCGCTGCCCGACGCGTTGGTGTGCGAGCTGGTCGAGGACTCGTACGACCTGGTCGTGGCAGGGCTGCCGCGCGCGCAGCAGCTGCGGCTGGACTGGCCGGGGGCGGCGGGGAGCGGGGCGCGGTGA
- a CDS encoding class I SAM-dependent methyltransferase, translated as MTVHHAAGVGYQRAAGVYERSRPSYPMAALAELADALPLEAGRTVVDLGAGTGKFTRLLALTGAEVIAVEPVTEMRERLAELLPGVRVSAGTAEATGLPDGCADAVVAAQSWHWFQEEEALAEVERLLRPGGSLALVWNTYDTSVPWVRDYQDIVFRLAPRDLPSPLDDGWRKAFTGRRGWSRVHERHWPNLHSTTVSDVVERMTSSSHIAVMDPAEQERVLAEVEAVLAGHDATRGKDAVDMPYTTDVYWVRRR; from the coding sequence GTGACGGTGCACCACGCAGCAGGAGTCGGATATCAGCGGGCCGCGGGTGTGTACGAGCGGTCGCGACCCTCGTACCCCATGGCGGCCCTGGCCGAGTTGGCGGACGCGCTGCCCCTCGAGGCGGGCCGCACGGTGGTCGACCTGGGCGCCGGCACCGGCAAGTTCACCCGTCTGCTGGCGCTGACCGGCGCCGAGGTGATCGCGGTCGAGCCGGTGACGGAGATGCGGGAGCGGCTGGCGGAGCTGCTGCCGGGGGTGCGGGTGTCGGCCGGGACGGCCGAGGCCACGGGCCTGCCGGACGGGTGCGCGGACGCGGTGGTGGCCGCGCAGTCCTGGCACTGGTTCCAGGAGGAGGAGGCCCTGGCGGAGGTCGAGCGTCTGCTGCGGCCGGGCGGTTCGCTGGCACTGGTGTGGAACACCTACGACACCTCGGTCCCCTGGGTCCGGGACTACCAGGACATCGTCTTCCGGCTCGCGCCGCGTGACCTGCCGAGCCCTCTGGACGACGGCTGGCGCAAGGCCTTCACCGGCCGCCGGGGCTGGTCACGGGTGCACGAGCGGCACTGGCCGAACCTGCACTCCACGACGGTCTCGGACGTGGTGGAGCGGATGACGTCCTCCAGCCACATCGCGGTGATGGACCCGGCGGAGCAGGAGCGGGTGCTGGCCGAGGTGGAGGCGGTGCTGGCCGGGCACGACGCCACGCGCGGCAAGGACGCCGTGGACATGCCCTACACGACGGACGTGTACTGGGTGCGGCGGCGCTGA
- a CDS encoding GNAT family N-acetyltransferase — translation MTSFPEISISTERLVLRAYEESDIPALAEMMNDESVIAWTSVPYPYTEAEARSFIAGFAPAERAEGRGIVLAVTEFLTQRLVGTVHLQRTDWRIRSSEAGYMIAPWARGEGYAAEAVQATAQWLFDDQKFERLELRTAADNAASQQVAQKIGCISEGVLRNAGLVRTQTEGGRWEEIRTDLIVWSLLPEDLDGLAEESADGSDYAAYADWQ, via the coding sequence ATGACCAGCTTCCCGGAGATCTCGATCAGTACGGAGCGGCTGGTGCTGCGCGCCTACGAGGAGTCCGACATCCCCGCCCTGGCGGAGATGATGAACGACGAGTCCGTGATCGCCTGGACCTCCGTGCCGTATCCCTACACCGAGGCGGAGGCCCGCTCCTTCATCGCCGGGTTCGCCCCCGCCGAGCGCGCGGAAGGCCGCGGCATCGTGCTCGCCGTCACCGAGTTCCTCACCCAGCGGCTGGTCGGCACCGTCCACCTGCAGCGCACCGACTGGCGCATCCGCAGCAGCGAGGCGGGCTACATGATCGCCCCCTGGGCGCGCGGTGAGGGGTACGCCGCGGAGGCCGTCCAGGCCACCGCCCAGTGGCTCTTCGACGACCAGAAGTTCGAGCGCCTGGAGCTGCGCACCGCCGCCGACAACGCCGCCTCGCAGCAGGTCGCGCAGAAGATCGGCTGCATCAGCGAGGGCGTGCTCCGCAACGCCGGCCTGGTCCGCACGCAGACGGAGGGCGGCCGCTGGGAGGAGATCCGCACCGACCTGATCGTCTGGAGCCTGCTCCCGGAGGACCTCGACGGCCTCGCGGAGGAGTCCGCCGACGGCTCCGACTACGCGGCGTACGCCGACTGGCAGTGA